The following are encoded together in the Triticum dicoccoides isolate Atlit2015 ecotype Zavitan chromosome 6B, WEW_v2.0, whole genome shotgun sequence genome:
- the LOC119320294 gene encoding auxin-responsive protein SAUR36-like produces MMARRQRGFRLGRKLLGLWRWALCNRRRRGYARLQRCQLGAGAKPSHAAVGSAKLQQQQQLVVLPRERDEPRRMLGWGRSLARRMRLLPRRGERLLEDAGEATTPKGKVAVYVGGDEPGGESMRYVVPVVYFNHPLFGELLREAEEEFGFEHPGGITIPCAATRFERAAAMAAAGGGRKAPGWW; encoded by the coding sequence ATGATGGCAAGGCGGCAGAGAGGATTCCGGCTCGGCCGGAAGCTGCTCGGCCTCTGGCGCTGGGCGCTCTGCAACCGCCGGCGACGCGGCTACGCCCGCCTGCAGCGGTGCCAGCTGGGAGCTGGCGCAAAGCCGTCCCACGCGGCCGTCGGGAGCGCCaagctgcagcagcagcagcagctggtggTGCTGCCGCGGGAGCGGGACGAGCCCCGGCGGATGCTGGGGTGGGGGCGGTCGCTGGCGCGGCGGATGAGGCTCCTGCCGCGGCGTGGCGAGCGGCTGCTGGAGGACGCCGGCGAGGCGACCACGCCCAAGGGGAAGGTGGCGGTGTACGTGGGCGGCGACGAGCCCGGCGGCGAGTCGATGAGGTACGTGGTGCCGGTGGTGTACTTTAACCACCCGCTCTTCGGGGAGCTGCtgcgcgaggcggaggaggagttcGGCTTCGAGCACCCCGGCGGCATCACCATCCCGTGCGCGGCCACGCGGTTCGAgcgcgccgccgccatggccgccgcgggCGGCGGCAGGAAGGCGCCCGGCTGGTGGTAG